TTTTCTTGTGAGGATTGTGAGGCGTTACCACCATCCATACCTCATCCATGTCTGTATAATGTAACATGTGGTTCGCTAAAATAATATGCCCCACATGTACTGGATTAAAAGTTCCAAAATACAAACCTACTTTCATACTAAACCAATTCTAATTGAATTCCCGACCAAAGTCCTATTCTTTTCTCAATAGCTTGTTCAGAAACTCTTAATACCTCTTTCCATTTTTGCTCATCAGTTCCACATAATTCTTCTATCATTCTTAATGATAAAGGACCATGCTCATCACCATCCAACTCAATATGTCTTTCCAAATAATATAATAATTTGGTATAAGCTTTATCTTGATTTTGTTTTTTGGTTTCTTTTACAATTTCCAAAAACATTTCTGGAATTACATCTTCTCTACCAAAAGTAAAAGCCGCTGCAATTTCGTGTACATTTCCTCTTTCTATAATTTCAAAAGTATAAGACACAAAGTCGTAAACTGCAGGAGAAACCTCAACTTCTTTTAAAGCCTCTAAAACATAAACTCCCTGTTTAATTAAGTTGATAAACAAATCTATTTTTACTGTACTTGCTCCTACTTCTTTCATAGCCTCTAAATACATTTCAAAATGACTCATAGGCTGACCCAACTCATTTACATCTGTTTCTTCTCCATGTACAATTTCATTGATAAATCTTGCCGTTACAGGGTTTTTAACAGGGATCCAAACTTTAGACACACAAGTTAATTCTATCTGTAAACTTTTTAACAAAGACATAAAATCCCAAACAGCAAACACATGGCTTTCCATAAATTGTTTGATGTCTTCAATACTGTTTAAATCCTTATACAAATCATGAGAATTCAACTTGTTTATAGCTGAATGAATTTTATTCTGAACATCTTCAATCTTCATCAAACCTTACTTATTTATAAAATTATAAACCAACTGATATGCATCTTCTTTTGCCACAGACAAATCGTTATTTATTAAAACGGTATCAAACTTTTTAGCAAAATCCATTTCTTGTTCTGCTTTGGCCACACGCATTTTAATTTTTTCTTCTGTTTCTGTTGCTCTACCTCTCAATCTTCGTTCCATTTCTTCAATAGAAGGTGGTTGCACAAAAATGGCTAAAGTTTCTTTTGGGAATTGTTTTTTAATATTTAATCCTCCAACTACATCAATATCAAAAACCACATGTTTTCCTTCTTTCCAAATACGAGTGATTTCTGATTTTAAAGTACCGTAAAAATTATCTTTATACACTTCTTCCCACTCCAAGAACGCATCTTCATCCACTTTATTTCTAAACTCTTTGGCTGATAAAAAATAATAATCTTTTCCATCAACTTCTCCAACCCTAGGTTCACGTGAAGCCGCTGAAATAGAAAAATCTAAAGGCAAGTCTGTTTCTCCTAATAAATGACGTACAATGGTGGTTTTTCCAGAACC
Above is a genomic segment from Wenyingzhuangia fucanilytica containing:
- a CDS encoding DUF3050 domain-containing protein; translation: MKIEDVQNKIHSAINKLNSHDLYKDLNSIEDIKQFMESHVFAVWDFMSLLKSLQIELTCVSKVWIPVKNPVTARFINEIVHGEETDVNELGQPMSHFEMYLEAMKEVGASTVKIDLFINLIKQGVYVLEALKEVEVSPAVYDFVSYTFEIIERGNVHEIAAAFTFGREDVIPEMFLEIVKETKKQNQDKAYTKLLYYLERHIELDGDEHGPLSLRMIEELCGTDEQKWKEVLRVSEQAIEKRIGLWSGIQLELV
- the gmk gene encoding guanylate kinase; the protein is MSSGKLIVFSAPSGSGKTTIVRHLLGETDLPLDFSISAASREPRVGEVDGKDYYFLSAKEFRNKVDEDAFLEWEEVYKDNFYGTLKSEITRIWKEGKHVVFDIDVVGGLNIKKQFPKETLAIFVQPPSIEEMERRLRGRATETEEKIKMRVAKAEQEMDFAKKFDTVLINNDLSVAKEDAYQLVYNFINK